Genomic DNA from Candidatus Cloacimonadota bacterium:
ATTTGCTTTTAACGCTTGATAGCCTATTGCAGTATTATTAATACCTTCTGTATTGGATTGTAAAGCTAATGCTCCAACTCCTGTATTACTCCAACCTGTAGTATTGTTTCTAATAGCTTCGTAACCCAAAGCAGTATTGTTGTAACCAGTAGTGTTCAAGTATAACGATCTTGAACCTACAGCAGTATTGTAAAGTCCATGATCGGGTATTGAAGCATTAGTCCCATTCAGGTGTAATGCCTGAAATCCTACTGCTACTAAATTGCTCATATTATTTGTATACTGTAAAGCTTCGGTTCCTATAGCGACATTTTCAGAACCATTCATGTTGTATTGTAAAGCCCGCGTTCCTAAAGCGGTATTCTTATAACCGTGGATGTTATTATATGAAGCTTGAGAGCCCAAGGCAGTATTATGAGAGCCAGAGTAATTCGACATTAATGCAGTGATACCCACGGCTGTGTTTTCATTACCAAAAAGGTTATCAATCAATGCTGCAGAACCTATAGCTGTATTTTGGGCGCCAGATGTATTATAAAGTAGGGTTTTGAAACCGAATGCGGTGTTATTACTCCCAATATCATTTGTGCTTAGAGACTGGTAACCTGAAGCTGTATTATGATATCCGGTAGTATTGGAATTCAGTGTCAAGATGCCGAATGATGTATTATTTTCGATATCTTCCCCACCTCTACCTACAGTCAAACCATTAATTAAAGCATCACCATTACTTACTTCTAATTTTGCTTGAGGAGTTGTTGTTCCAATACCTACATCGCCTGTTCTTCCAATAGATTCTGTTTCGTTATTCTCACCACTCCAAGTTGGATCTATCTCTATTGCTTGCAGTGCATAAGGACTGCTCGTGATCCTAATTCGAGGGAGCATCTCATTGTCAGATCCTATTTTAATGCCCAACCAACGAATCTCAGCAGAGAAGTATGATTCACCAAGAGGGTTGTCTTCTCCCAGATTAACTTGAAACAGACCATTCTCAATCGAAACATTTCTGTCTTCAGTCCAGAGGGCAACTCCTCCATTTTCAACATCATATACAGTAAAAATAATACCAAGATTTCCATTTACAGGATTTCCTTCACCATCGGTCAATCTTCCCTGAAATGATACTAAATCAGGGATCAATCCGGTTCGGTTAATCTCTCGGGCAGTAAATTGACCGTATAAAATGATAGTACTGAAAACTAGTATTAACAACAATATTTGCTTTTTCATCATATCCTCCTGATATGTTAAAGAATTGTGGTTGATTTGTTTTCTAAAAAATAACTAAATAAGAGCAAGTCAGCGATTGCTCTATAGAGTGTCATGAATTTGATATTGGAAGATAAAAAACGTCTATAGCGAAAGAATATGTGTATAATCTTTGATTCTTTGCTTAAAGATTCGAAATTGCATTTACTACTCGTATTTACCTCGATCCTGATCGTTTAAATCGCTTAGGAAAAAAATACTAATTTCTTTTCTTAACTAAATATTACCTCTACTTCTCTTTGAATGATTCTCAAGTATCTCATTTTAACTCCAAATTATGATAGATACACAAACAAAATATTCATACTTTATAAACTCATATTTAATATGTCATTATTAAAAAATTAAACAGTTTTTGTCAACTTATTTCGTCTTTCTGACTATACTTTAGGTTATAGATGAGAAAAACATTTGACTTCACAGACTCTCCGTAAATTATTTGAACTTGCAAAATTGCAGGATAACGGAGGAACAATGGAATATCCTTTTAATGAGATTGAACCCAAATGGCAGAAGATTTGGCAGGAACAGGGACTCTTTAATACCAAAGAGCTCGAGAATAAGAAGAAGTATTATATCTTATCGATGTTTCCTTATCCTTCCGGAGCTTTACACATGGGTCACGTCTCCAACTACTCGATAGGTGATGCGATGACCCGCTACAAACTTATGCAGGGATTTAATGTCTTTCAACCGATGGGTTATGACTCTTTCGGTCTTCCGGCAGAGAATTTTGCGATTCAGAATAACACACATCCCCGTCTTTCTACGGAAGAGAACATCAAGATCATGCGCGGACAGTTTGACAGAATGGGTTTTGGACTTGATTGGAACAGAGAGATCAGTACTTGTCGCCCTGAATATTATAAATGGAATCAATGGCTCTTTAAGCGTCTCTTTGATAAAGGATTAGTCTATAAGAAAAAGGCCTATCTCAACTGGTGTGATGAATGCCAAACCGTACTCGCTAATGAACAGGTAGAAGCCGGACAATGCTGGCGCTGTGAAAGCAAAGTTCAGCAAAAAGAGATGGAGCAATGGTTTATCAGGATCACTGCCTATACCGAAGAACTGCTCGATTTCTCTAAGGTTATCGATTGGCCGGAACGGGTAAAAATTATGCAGACCAACTGGATAGGGAAGAGCGAAGGGACGAAGATCCATTTCCAGGTCGCTGGCTCTGATGATGTCATCTCGGTTTTTACAACCAGACCGGATACGATTTTCGGCTGTACCTATATGGCACTGCCACCGGAGCACCCTTATGTTGTGGAATGGCTGAAGAATACCCCTGCAGATTCACCGCTGCATGCCTTCTGCGAGAGAATTATCAATCAGGATAAGATCGAACGAACAGCTGATGATACTACCAAAGAGGGTATGTTCAGTGGTCATTATTGCATCAATCCTGTTAATGGTGTGAAGATCCCTATCTGGATAACTAACTATGTGCTGCTTGATTACGGTACCGGAGCAGTTATGGCTGTTCCTGCTCATGACCAGCGTGATTTTGAGTTTGCTAAGAAGTACGAACTCCCGATCAGGATAGTGATACAAGATCCAGCCAGAAGTCTCGATTTAGTCACTATGAAGATGGCATATATCGAACCGGGTTATCTCGTTAATTCAGCGCAATTTAATGATATGGAGAGTGAAGCATCCCAAAAAGCTATTACCGAATGGATGGTAGAAAACGACTATGGTGAGTTCACGGTAAGCTATAGATTACGTGATTGGGGTATCTCCCGTCAAAGATATTGGGGAACTCCTATCCCGATCATTCACTGTTCGAGATGTGGAGCTGTCCTTGTTCCTGATGATGATCTTCCTGTCGAGCTCCCTACCAATGTAGAGGTGGGGAAGACGAGACAGAATCCGCTGCTCTCTGTTGAAGATTGGATCAATGTTCAGTGTCCTCAATGTCAAGGTCCGGCAAGAAGAGAGACCGATACGATGGATACATTTCTCGATAGCTCCTGGTATTATGCCCGTTTTACTGATACTAATAATGATCAGGAACCGTTCAGCAAGCATAACGCTGATTATTGGCTGCCGGTCGATCAATACATCGGTGGGATCGAACATGCTTGTATGCATCTGATGTATGCCCGCTTCTTCCATAAGTTTATGCGGGATATAGGACTCCTGAGCGGTGACGAACCGTTTGCTCGTCTTCTGACCCAGGGTATGGTCATCAAGGACGGAGCAAAGATGTCAAAATCGAAGGGCAATGTAGTTGATCCCAATTACATCATAGACCGTTATGGCTCTGATACGGCACGGGTGTTTATGCTCTTTGCCTCGCCACCCGATAAAGATGTAGAATGGAGTGATGAAGGGATCATGGGTGCGTTCCGTTTCCTTAACAGGATATGGCGACTCATAACAAACAATAGAGAGTTGATCCTTCAATACAAGGATAAAGTTGTCAGTGAAGAGAGCGATCTGACCAAAGAACTGCTCTATTCGACTCATTTTACGGTTAAAAAAGTCACCGAAGACATCGAACAGAGGATGCAATTCAATACGGCTATAGCAGCTCTGATGGAGCATCTGAACAATCTGACTGCTGTTAAAGATATCAGCAAACTGACTAATGATGAAAAAGCTGCCTTTGTGCAGGGTTGTCTGATCATACCGCGGCTTGTTTATTCCTTTGCTCCGCATATTGCGGAAGAGCTTTGGAATCAGTGTGGATATGATACTCTCATCCATACTTCCGGTTTCCCTGTCTGGGATGAAAAATATCTGCAGCGTGATGAGATCAATTATGTCATTCAGGTGCAGGGTAAAGTGAGAGGGAGAGTTACTGTTTCGGTTACTACCACTGAGGACGAGATCAAACAGAAGGCACTGCAGGTTGATAATGTCCAAAAATTCATTGAAGACCGGGAGATAAAGAAGATCGTCATCGTAAAGAACAAGCTGGTCAGCATCGTGCTATGAAAGAGTTAACCACGGAGAATTGAGTGGAATGGTGGAAAGGTTACAAGGTAAAAGCCTGCGGGAGGAGAAGCAAGGGGGAAAGTGTAACCCATAACACGTAACATTTTTTCTCCTTGCTTTTCCTTCCGCTGGGGCGTCTCATTTTTTCTCCTTGTTCTCCGTGTTCTCCGTGTTCTCTGTGTCTCCGTGGTTAATATTCTTTTATATCTTGCTGCTCTTCCAATGGACTTGCTACTTCTTCCTCCTGTTTTCCCGTAACACGTAACCCATAACACGTAACACTTTTCTTCCTGCTATCCCCCAAACAAAAAGCCCCTGCAATGAGGGGCTTTTTGTCTTGAAAATCTAAGTTTATTTACTATTTATTTCGGTATATTAAAGAGATACTCCACACCATTGGGCATGTTCTTAACTTTTATCGCACCACCAAGGTCTTCCAGCATCTTCTTCACAACGAGCAGATCTACCAGTTCTTTAGCATCCAGTTTTGCTTTTGTTTTGGCGTTAATATCCTTAACGAGATCTTCCGGAATATTCTGACCGCTACGCATTACTTCAAAATAGACTCTCGAAGCATCACGATAGATCTTTATCCTGATCGTGCCGCCATCTTCCATCAGATTGATACAGTTATCGAATACCTCATAAAGTACATTGAGCATCATAAAGGGCAGAATATCAATAGAAGAACCATCTTCGATCTCTTTCTCCAGCTTGATCTTGTGCTTATATATCAGGTTGAGGTTGAGGAACTGGTCGAAGATATCGATAAAGGTCGTCAGGTCGATCTTTTGCTTCGACTCCAGTTTATCTTTCTCGATCATATACTTGACAACATTGATAGTATTATTGATCTTTTCTAACTGCTGCATGATCTGGTCTATACCCTGCAGATCCGGGATCTTGAATTTGATGAGCTCTACTCTGCCCGAAATACTCATTAATGGTGTATTGAGATTATGGATAAATCCGGGGATAAGATTCAAGTATTTGGAAAACTCTCGGTATTTTATCAGCTCGTTCATTTCTTCTTTCATATTAAACTCCTCCAAATTTTTTATCAGTTAAAGGTAAGATTCGATGACTTTTGCCAATCGTTTCACACCTTCAATATTCAACTCTTTCGAAGAATACGAGAAATTGATCCTCATTGTATTCTTTCCTTCACCATTACAGTAAAAGCTAGATCCGATAACAAAGGCAACTTTTTCTTTGATAGCATCAAGGAATAGTTTACTGGCATCGATATGTTCCGGCACGGTTAAGAAGAGGAACAAACCGCCGTGTGGTTTAGTCCAGCTAACCCCTTGAGGCATATATTTTTCAAAAGCGTCCAACATGACATCACGTTTTTCTCGATAGAGATTAATGATCTTTTTGATGTTAATGTCCAATAAACCATTTTCGATATATCTGGCAGCGATACGCTGTGTAAATGGCGGGGTACAAAGGTCGGTAGATTGCTTGGCGACAACTATCTTATTGAGGATATGCTCATTACCGATTACCCACCCGATACGAAAACCGGGAGCAAAGATCTTAGAGAAGGTTCCGAGCAGAACAACCTGTTCACTTTTATCCAGACTAAACATCGTCTCCACATGTTCACCTTCAAATCTCAATTCACGATAAGGACTGTCTTCGATGATCAATACATCATATCTCTTTGCCAAGGCGATAATATCGAGTCTGCGCTGCTTACTCATCGTGATCCCGGAAGGGTTCTGGAAGTCGGGGATAATATAGATAAACTTCGGTTTCTGATCCTTGGCTTTGAGGTCTCTTAAAACATCTTCCAGTTTATCAACACTCATACCCTCATCATCCAAGGGAATACCGATCATATCGGCTCCATAGCTGCCAAAAGCACCTAAACCACCCAGATAAGAGGGGAGACCGACAATAACCTTGTCACCTCTGTTGATAAAGATCTTGGAGATCAGGTCGAGTGCCTGTTGGGAAGCGGTAGTAATTATGATGTTCTTAAGAGAAATATCGTGCCCTTCTTTTCTATAACGTTCTACTAGAAGGGTTCTGAGAAGGGTATCACCTTCTGTAGCACCATATTGCAGGGCAATATGCGCCTCGGTTTTCATTATTTTACAAACAATATCGTTCAGTTCTTCCACAGGGAAAGATTCTGCCGATGGTAAGCCCCCGGCAAAGGAAATTATTTCCGGGTCTTGAGTTAACTTCAAAAGTTCTCTGATCTGCGATTTTTTCATGCCTTGGGCATTAACTGAAAAAATTCTTTCCAAATCACTAATCATTACATCCTCCGACTTATTTATTCTTCATTTATATATTGCCTGAATTTATAGTCATCAATCTGCTTTCTCACCTTTTGAGATAACTCCTTAGCAATTCTGACTTTCAAAATTTGTTCTTTGTTTGATTTGTCAATCTGTTTTTCTAATACTTCCACTTGTGACTTAAGAAAGCTGATCAGTTTCTTCATCTCCAACGGGATATGTAAGACCTCTTCTCGTTTAATGTTGCTCAAGTAATCAAAGATAAGTGAGAACAGCTCCTCGAAATTTTCATCATACTTTGCTGAGATAAAGACCGATGCCGGATATTTCATCATCAATCCCTTCTTCACGAATTTCGTCTTTACAGTATCTTTAAGCATATCGAGCTTATTGAATACATAGAGAATATCCTTATCATCAGCTCCGATCTCTTGTAAAACATCGTTCACCGCTTCGATATATTGCTCGAAATCGGGTTGTGAGACATCAACGACGTGCAGCAGCAGATCAGCTTCAGTTACCTCCAGCAGCGTGGAATGGAATGAACTGACCAGCGTATGCGGGAGTTTCTTGATAAAGCCGATCGTATCGCTGATCACTATCCTCTCTTCACCGTTTCGCTGGATAGCTCTGGTAGTAGAATCGAGTGTAGCAAAGAGCTGGTCGGCTACATAGAGATGCTCTCCGGTTATTCTGTTGAAGAGGGTTGTCTTGCCGGCATTGGTATAACCGATCAGAGAGACATTCTTCAGGTTGGAGCGTTTCTTCCTTTTCACGACCGAGATCTTGTCTAGATCCTTGATCCTTCTCTGCAGGATACTGATCTTCTTTTTTATCTCACGACGGTCTAACTCGATCTGCGTCTCTCCCGGACCTCTCAGTCCGATACCACCCTCGATACGCGAAAAGTGCTGCCAGAGATTACGCAGCTTGGAATAGTTGTATTGCAGCATTGCCAGTTCGACCTGCATCTTGGCTTGCTTGGTCTGGGCATGAGTAGCGAAGATATCGAGGATCAGTTCCGTTCTATCTACGATATTACAGTTAGTTATACGGGCAATGTTCTTTGCTTGGGCAGGGGAGAGGTTATCATTGAAGATCAGGGTATCGATATCTTTGCTTTTTGTTTCGGTTTTGATCTCAGCGATCTTTCCTTTTCCGATGTATGTCGCAGGATTTGGTTTTTCCAGATGCTGAACAAATCTCCCTAAAACATCAGCTCCTGCTGTCTTGCTGAGATGTTCCAACTCATCTACCGTTCGTTCGTATTCTTCTCTCTTCTCTTTTCCTGTGTATAATCCAATTAAAAAAACTCGTTGTTTAACTTCTTTGGTAAACTCCATACTCTCCTTTAATAATTTCTATCTTCATAAACGAGAATGCTTTTGTTTTTC
This window encodes:
- the leuS gene encoding leucine--tRNA ligase, encoding MEYPFNEIEPKWQKIWQEQGLFNTKELENKKKYYILSMFPYPSGALHMGHVSNYSIGDAMTRYKLMQGFNVFQPMGYDSFGLPAENFAIQNNTHPRLSTEENIKIMRGQFDRMGFGLDWNREISTCRPEYYKWNQWLFKRLFDKGLVYKKKAYLNWCDECQTVLANEQVEAGQCWRCESKVQQKEMEQWFIRITAYTEELLDFSKVIDWPERVKIMQTNWIGKSEGTKIHFQVAGSDDVISVFTTRPDTIFGCTYMALPPEHPYVVEWLKNTPADSPLHAFCERIINQDKIERTADDTTKEGMFSGHYCINPVNGVKIPIWITNYVLLDYGTGAVMAVPAHDQRDFEFAKKYELPIRIVIQDPARSLDLVTMKMAYIEPGYLVNSAQFNDMESEASQKAITEWMVENDYGEFTVSYRLRDWGISRQRYWGTPIPIIHCSRCGAVLVPDDDLPVELPTNVEVGKTRQNPLLSVEDWINVQCPQCQGPARRETDTMDTFLDSSWYYARFTDTNNDQEPFSKHNADYWLPVDQYIGGIEHACMHLMYARFFHKFMRDIGLLSGDEPFARLLTQGMVIKDGAKMSKSKGNVVDPNYIIDRYGSDTARVFMLFASPPDKDVEWSDEGIMGAFRFLNRIWRLITNNRELILQYKDKVVSEESDLTKELLYSTHFTVKKVTEDIEQRMQFNTAIAALMEHLNNLTAVKDISKLTNDEKAAFVQGCLIIPRLVYSFAPHIAEELWNQCGYDTLIHTSGFPVWDEKYLQRDEINYVIQVQGKVRGRVTVSVTTTEDEIKQKALQVDNVQKFIEDREIKKIVIVKNKLVSIVL
- a CDS encoding PLP-dependent aminotransferase family protein; amino-acid sequence: MISDLERIFSVNAQGMKKSQIRELLKLTQDPEIISFAGGLPSAESFPVEELNDIVCKIMKTEAHIALQYGATEGDTLLRTLLVERYRKEGHDISLKNIIITTASQQALDLISKIFINRGDKVIVGLPSYLGGLGAFGSYGADMIGIPLDDEGMSVDKLEDVLRDLKAKDQKPKFIYIIPDFQNPSGITMSKQRRLDIIALAKRYDVLIIEDSPYRELRFEGEHVETMFSLDKSEQVVLLGTFSKIFAPGFRIGWVIGNEHILNKIVVAKQSTDLCTPPFTQRIAARYIENGLLDINIKKIINLYREKRDVMLDAFEKYMPQGVSWTKPHGGLFLFLTVPEHIDASKLFLDAIKEKVAFVIGSSFYCNGEGKNTMRINFSYSSKELNIEGVKRLAKVIESYL
- the hflX gene encoding GTPase HflX produces the protein MEFTKEVKQRVFLIGLYTGKEKREEYERTVDELEHLSKTAGADVLGRFVQHLEKPNPATYIGKGKIAEIKTETKSKDIDTLIFNDNLSPAQAKNIARITNCNIVDRTELILDIFATHAQTKQAKMQVELAMLQYNYSKLRNLWQHFSRIEGGIGLRGPGETQIELDRREIKKKISILQRRIKDLDKISVVKRKKRSNLKNVSLIGYTNAGKTTLFNRITGEHLYVADQLFATLDSTTRAIQRNGEERIVISDTIGFIKKLPHTLVSSFHSTLLEVTEADLLLHVVDVSQPDFEQYIEAVNDVLQEIGADDKDILYVFNKLDMLKDTVKTKFVKKGLMMKYPASVFISAKYDENFEELFSLIFDYLSNIKREEVLHIPLEMKKLISFLKSQVEVLEKQIDKSNKEQILKVRIAKELSQKVRKQIDDYKFRQYINEE